A genome region from Halalkalibacillus sediminis includes the following:
- the rplM gene encoding 50S ribosomal protein L13, with the protein MRTTFMANEANVERKWYVVDAEDKTLGRLSTEVATLLRGKHKPTYTPHVDTGDHVIIINADKIHLTGKKLSDKIYYRHSNYPGGLKERNAEEMRSKYPEKMLELAIKGMLPKNKLGRKMGKKLHVYRGAEHKHEAQKPEVYELRG; encoded by the coding sequence ATGCGCACAACTTTCATGGCAAATGAAGCAAACGTTGAGCGTAAATGGTATGTGGTTGACGCAGAAGACAAAACATTAGGTCGTCTATCGACTGAAGTTGCAACTCTACTTCGCGGCAAGCATAAACCAACTTACACACCACACGTTGATACAGGTGATCATGTGATCATCATTAATGCTGACAAAATTCATTTAACAGGTAAAAAATTATCAGATAAAATTTATTACCGCCATTCAAACTACCCAGGTGGTTTAAAAGAACGTAATGCAGAAGAAATGCGTTCAAAATATCCAGAAAAAATGCTTGAACTAGCTATCAAAGGTATGCTACCTAAGAATAAACTAGGTCGTAAGATGGGCAAAAAGCTACACGTATACCGTGGCGCTGAGCACAAGCATGAAGCACAAAAACCAGAAGTTTACGAACTTCGCGGGTAA